In Pangasianodon hypophthalmus isolate fPanHyp1 chromosome 5, fPanHyp1.pri, whole genome shotgun sequence, the DNA window gtgcgtgcgcgcgtgatGTGCTTATACGCGCGCGCTCTCACGCTGTGGCACACTTACAGTGAAAAGGGAGCAGTGAACCATAAGATTTATTTGTGACGTCATGCGCCGAGGTCAGAGGCTTAGAACTATGCTGttggtttgattgacagtttttccCTTTATGACGCCGCGGGGATTCATCGATCTTTAAATGTTGGGGTTTCTGCGCGCGCCTCTTCACTAATTTGAAGGGGAGAAGCAGAAGGGTTTCTCCGTCATTCCGCCTAataatgtctttcttttctgcttagAAATAATCAGATACAATATTGGTGTGTATTTAACAAGGACAAAATGTaacatcttatttttatttattcattcattcattcgctcatttatttaaacctttttttttttttttttaaatcatttccatGTCAAGTGCTGAGAGGCCTGAAGAGACGTGctttaaaaatggaatatgtaataataaaatgaaaaaaaatactactactactactactactactactactactactactaataataataataataattagaaggaGTAATAAAGAAAGGCTAGATGAAAGAATAAAGGATGAGGAGTAAAATAAAGGTTGTTGTGAgcagcgctgtgtgttgttgtggatggatcttgactgccaTCGTGTGGCCAAGGTTAGGAAGTGTactttgccctaaccactgctgccgcaaatatagcaagtctaCATAGTTAGTCTTTGTAATAAATCGTTTAAAGGGGGGGATCCTTCAAGAAATGTATGTCAATGCTATGTTTGTTGCGTGTCACAAAATATATTACgacatgacaaaaacaataacagcaacaataagAATGATTCTACTACCAatactactataataataataataataataataataggaaagagaaaaaaggaagacgaagaaataatattgaagaaagactagagtaaagaataaaagttgatggaagtgcactttgccctaaccactgctgtttaacGCCGCAAATGTAGCAAGTCTGTAATAAAtcgtttaaaaatttttttttaaaaaaaggagggaaatcctttaagaaatgtttgccaATGCTATGCTTGTTGCGTGTTAGAAAATAggttaaaacatgacaaaaacaacaacagtaataataataattctactacttcttcttcttcttctactactactacttctgctGCTACTAgtacttcttcttctaaaactgctactgctactactactcataatcgccctcgtgtggccaagtttaggaagtgcacgttGCCCTAACCACTGTTGTTTATAGCCGCAGGTTAGGTCTAcatctgcaataaaaaaaaaaataaataaataaataaataaagggagaaaaaacctttaagaaatgtttgccaatgttatgtttgttgcgtgttacaaaatatattaaaacatgatgacaataacaactacaataaccataataattctactactagtactactactactactactcttaataataataataataataataattagaagaaataagaaagaaagactagaagaaagaataaaggttgatgaatcaaataattataaatctaaaGGCTGGTGTgtgcagcgctgtgtgttgttgtggatggatcttgactgccctcgtgtggccaagtttatgaagtgcactttgccGCAACCACTGTTGTTTATAGCCTCTTGTTGTAAgtctatatttgtaataataatataaataataaataaataaataaataaataaatttaaaaaagggggggggggggaatccTTTGGAATGTTTGTCAGGCTCAGGGTTACTGATCAGTAGGTCAGGGGTTCAGGCCCCAGCTCAGTGGtagtaatgtatatgtgacaagtaAAGGCTTCTTCCCTCTACTACTGATAATagctattaaataattatcttttagtatttattataatgattatttattaaatattgtcattactgtatatcattgcaactattatgtattatatatcacaGTTATGTGATTCCGTGTAATGCCATCTGAACTGGATTCGGCTGCTCTTTGTACCTCCgctgtaatataaatgacaACTGATTCTACAGatttctgcttaaggtgcaGTATTTGGAGATTGGGAAggtagttgtgtgttgtgttgtctgtgatgtgcaTCTTGTAAACTGTGTggaatgtatcgtgttgtgaccaaacaccaagaaatattcctaatacatgtcaatacatatggcaaataaaattattctgataacaacaacactgctgctactactactactactaccacttacaataataataataataataatactgatgataataataatagtaataatactaatgtGTGCTCCTATTAATACTACTCCATTCTATAAGGCTAACAGACTTTTTGTGTAGTTAGtgaagtgtgttgtgctggatggatctTATTCATCCACGTGTGGCCGCATTTCGAAACTTGACTGCCTGCATCCGCAGTAAATAACTGGGTTCggataatgaaatgatttaataaatcaaatgtatgAACGCACGTCACATACATCGCACCCATACATGGTGATGTACGGAGAACACGGGGGTTGTTCTGTGCATCAACACGCTTCTACATGACAGTCTGATCGACACGGCAGTCTGAAATGATGAACATTGTAGACGTctaataaatgagtaaagtaAGTGGATAAGTTATGGACGGTGTTGTCAGATTGCAAAAATGCTGGGCTGCAAAATCCTCTTTACCGTGAGCGTTGTGTTTATAGAAAAGAGACGGCTTGTGAGTAGACAGTGCTTCGGTGTGTTCAGTAGAACACTGGCTTTGTGTCGACACACGTGTTTGATGAATTGTATATTAGTTTCTTTGGCACGAATGGTGAAGCGAGTATGCTTTCCTTGTGAATGACACTTGGAGTTTAAGAATGTGGAGTTTAAGAATGTTAGCGTTTGAGAAAGTGTATCTAATTTAGACATTATACCTTAGATAGTCCATTATATTTTGCCTTTGAGAGAACTGATAAAGTAAGGCCCGAGAGTTGTCTTTGCATTCCTTTCTGTGCCGCTTGTGAGTGACCTATTCGTGTGGTAAAATGTGGGCTCGATTAAAAGTGTACACAGACTGTGATGGTGATCAGCTGAATGAGGGGCCTACTAATAAGATGCTGTGCTGCTACGCGAGACCCGTCGTTATAGCAGACATAGGAGTTTAGAATCCGGGCCTTGAGCCCACAGGCATGCTCAAAAGGAACGTCTCGTGTCTGTAAAGGGAATGTCAATGTTTTACAAACACAGAGTACTTTTACTAACCTCCTTACACTGACGGgtgtttgtctgtatgttttgtttttttttaatatatatgccTTGCATATCAGATTAAGACTTCtactacaattactactactactactggaaaaacaactactactaataataataatagtaataataatgtttgtgtgtatagagagggtgaggaagaagaagacgcTAGCAGGTAGAAAGCTGTGgcgttctgtttctttttgaatgTGCTCTATTGTGTGACCGTTGGTCTTAGGCCCGCCTCCTCGCCTGTTCTCAACAAGGTCCTGTAGAGGGCGGATAAATATGTGGGCGCTGCGCGGCGAGTTTTATTGAGCAGCTTGACTTCGAGAGAGCAGCATCATGTCTGGCAGAGGCAAGGGCGGAAAGGGGCTCGGCAAAGGAGGCGCCAAGCGTCACCGTAAAGTTCTTCGCGATAACATCCAGGGAATCACCAAGCCGGCTATTCGCCGTCTGGCTCGCCGTGGCGGTGTTAAGCGTATTTCCGGTCTGATCTACGAAGAGACTCGCGGTGTGCTGAAGGTGTTCCTGGAGAACGTGATCCGCGACGCCGTCACCTACACCGAGCATGCCAAGAGGAAGACGGTCACCGCCATGGATGTGGTGTACGCCCTGAAACGCCAGGGACGCACCCTGTACGGCTTCGGCGGTTAAACGCTCCAACACCGAACGACGCGAACacaacggctcttttaagagccacccaaacatccagaaaaagagctgtttctcgtgctgtgtgtgtgtggggtttttttttttttttttttttgcgagggGGCCTTTAAGCAAATGGCGTCAAGCGCCGTACACACGTAGCATACAAGTAGAAGATAATTTCTGTATGAACACATAACGATCATAATAATCTAGTTttcaatgtttatatttagtgtgtacgtgtgtgtgtgtgtgtgtgtgtgtgtgtaaaacgcgTTAGAAGACGGTGGTAGTagagataaatatatacatatacatatatgtatgtgtgtgtgtgtatttttattttattttacttttttcctttagttATAGTGCAcattgtgaatataaaaaggcGGGAAGGGAAACAAAGCGTAGCGGGGGggagcgaggaggaggaggaggaggaggaggaggaggagggcggAGCGGTGGGAGGCTCCCTGTATGAGGCGGGTTGGGATTTtgaccaataaaaaaatgttcttcgcTTGTGCCTAATTACAATGTCGGCCTGTAAATAGAGCGGCCGCGAGGCGGGCGTTATTCATTCTCTCGCAGTTTAcaggagaagcagcagcagcaacatgcCCGACCCAGCCAAGGCCGCTCCCAAGAAGGGATCCAAGAAAGCCGTGACCAAGACGGCCGGCAAAGGAGGCAAGAAGCGCAGAAAGTCCAGGAAGGAGAGCTACGCTATCTACGTGTACAAAGTCCTGAAGCAGGTGCACCCCGACACCGGCATTTCTTCTAAGGCGATGGGCATCATGAACTCGTTCGTGAACGACATCTTCGAGCGTATCGCCGGTGAGTCCTCTCGTCTGGCTCATTACAACAAGCGCTCCACCATCACCTCCAGGGAGATCCAGACCGCCGTGCGCCTGTTGCTTCCCGGCGAGCTGGCCAAGCACGCCGTGTCCGAGGGCACCAAGGCCGTCACCAAGTACACCAGCTCCAAGTAAAGCGCCTTACCGCCGTCTTCATCAACccaacggctcttttaagagccacccactcCTTCATATAAagagcattttcttcttttcctctctgtctctctctctctttctgtgtgtgtgtgtgtgtgtgtgtgtgtgtgtgtgtgtgtgtgtggcgggggGAGGGGGGGCGCGTTCCCCGCCGGCTTTTATCGCGCTGTTTCCCCGCGactgttttgttcattgtgtCAGTTTTGTAGTATGCTAAATGCACAGGTGAGTAAATATAAACTAGATTGTTCGAGCATTGCGcgttgttaaataataattgttgctAAATAATTTTATGGCAGAATGAAGTAATTCTAATCAGTGTTATAGCACtgcaaaataattcaaaatagggttcTAGAGGGACAAAGTAACTCCAATAGGGTAATAGCAATACAAAGTAATTGAAAATGGGCTTATAGGAACAAGAGGTACTTGAAAATAGGTCTATAACAGTGTAACGTCATTCAAATTACCGTATTATAGAGGCACACAGTAATTCAACATAGGGTTGTAGCTGCACTGAGtaattaattcaaaataggattatagcGGCACAGAGTAATTAAATGTAGTGATATGGTACCACAAAGTACTTTCAAATAGGCTCATAGTgacacagagtacttcaaaatagggttatagcagcacgaaataattcaaaatagggttattgCGGTACTAAAGAACTCAGAATAGGATTATAGCGGCACAGAGTTattcaaaataatgtttatagctgtgcaGAGTAATTATAAATAGGATTAAagcagcatgaagtaattcaaattaatgttaGAGTTACCACAAAGTAACTCAAAATAGGATTATAGTTGTGTcgagtaattcaaaatagggttatagaGGGACAGAGTAGTTCAAAATAAGATCGTCGTGGCACggaataattcaaaatagggaTATAGCAACaaaaagtaattcaaaataggcttatagcagcatgaagtaatACAAATTACTGGTACAGCaccacagagtacttcaaaataggctttatagcagcatgaagtaattcaaatgacagcaCCACgaagtacttcaaaataggcttatagcagtgCAGAGTAATTCAAAACAGGGTTACAGCAACTCAAAATATGGTTATAGCATcacaaagtaattcaaaatacgtttattgcatcacacagtgattcaaaataaagttctatcagtgtgaagtaaataaattaatgttacagcacCACAAAGTACTTCAAAACAGGCCTATTGCAGCGCAGAGTAcgtcaaaataggcttatagcagcacagagtacttcaaaacaggcctacagcagcacagagtacttcaaaataggcctatagccgcacagagtacttcaaaataggcttatagcagcgcagagtacttcaacatatggttatagcagcacgatgtacttcaaaataggcttatagcagcacgatgtagtTCAAAACAGGCTTATAGCAGcaggatgtacttcaaaataggcctatagcagcaggatgtacttcaaaataggcctatagccgcacagagtacttcaaaatagggttatagcagcacgatgtacttcaaaataggcttatagccgcacagagtacttcaaaacgggcttatagcagcacgatgtacttcaaaataggcctatagcagcacagagtacttcaaaatgggcctatagccgcacagagtacttcaaaatgggcttatagcagcacgatgtacttcaaaataggcctatagcagcacagagtacttcaaaataggcctatatccgcacagagtacttcaaaacgggcttatagcagcacagagtacttcaaaacgggcttatagcagcacagagtacttcaaaatgggcctatagcagcacagagtacttcaaaacgggcttatagcagcacgatgtacttcaaaataggcctatagcagcgcagagtacttcaaaacgggcctatagcagcacgatgtacttcaaaatgggcttatagcagcgcagagtacttcaaaacgggcttatagcagcacgatgtacttcaaaataggcttatagcagcacgatgtacttcaaaatgggcctatagcagcgcagagtacttcaaaatgggcttatagcagcacagagtacttcaaaacgggcttatagcagcacagagtacttcaaaacgggcttatagcagcacagagtacttcaaaatgggcctatagcagcacagagtacttcaaaacgggcttatagcagcacgatgtacttcaaaatgggcctatagcagcgcagagtacttcaaaatgggcctatagcagcacgatgtacttcaaaatgggcttatagcagcgcagagtacttcaaaacgggcttatagcagcacgatgtacttcaaaataggcttatagcagcacgatgtacttcaaaatgggcctatagcagcgcagagtacttcaaaatgggcctatagcagcgcagagtacttcaaaacgggcttatagcagcacagagtacttcaaaatgggcctatagcagcacagagtacttcaaaacgggcctatagcagcacgatgtacttcaaaataggcctatagcagcgcagagtacttcaaaatgggcctatagcagcacgatgtacttcaaaataggcttatagcagcgcagagtacttcaaaacgggcttatagcagcacgatgtacttcaaaacgggcttatagcagcacgatgtacttcaaaatgggcctatagcagcgcagagtacttcaaaatgggcttatagcagcgcagagtacttcaaaataggcctatagcagcacagagtacttcaaaataggcttatagcagcacgatgtacttcaaaataggcttatagcagcgcagagtacttcaaaataggcctatagcagcacgatgtacttcaaaacgggcttatagcagcgcagagtacttcaaaatgggcttatagcagcacgatgtacttcaaaatgggcttatagcagcacgatgtacttcaaaatgggcttatagcagcacgatgtacttcaaaatgggcttatagccgcacagagtacttcaaaatgggcttatagcagcacgatgtacttcaaaataggcctatagccgcacagagtacttcaaaataggcctatagcagcacgatgtacttcaaaacgggcttatagcagcgcagagtacttcaaaatgggcttatagcagcacgatgtacttcaaaatgggcttatagcagcacgatgtacttcaaaatgggcttatagcagcacgatgtacttcaaaataggcttatagccgcacagagtacttcaaaatgggcttatagccgcacagagtaatTCTAATCAATGTTATAGCAgcaggaaatacttcaaaataggattcTAGCCATACTGAGTAAATCGCAATCACAAGTTTAAAGCACTGTGgaggaaatacaaaatgtagaagTGTGAAGATAGAAGTgtggagtaaataaaaatgcatttatagcagCATTGGCTACATTTATCAATTAAAACGAGGTGATAGTTGAATAACAACGAATGGGGTTAGAGCTCTGTCGAGTTCATAAGACTAGAGTTACAGCAGTGTGGAATTGAATAAACATAAGGATAtagcagagccgggctaaacggcactagggttagggcagagttgggctaaacggcactagggttagggcagagccgggctaaacggcactagggttagggcagagccgggctaaacggcactagggttagggcagagttgggctaaacggcactagggttagggcagagccgggctaaacggcactagggttagggcagagccgggctaaacggcactagggttaacTAGGGCTAGGGCTAGGGCGGAGACAGGCGCAGGTAACGAGGCGGAGGTGCGCGCCGATCGAGGCGGCCACGAGGCGCACCTGGCGCCCCGGGACCACAAGAGGACGCGGCCGCGCACGAGGAGCGCCAGCCCGAGTGCCGGCGCCAGCCCGAGCGACGAAGACCAGACGAGGACAAAGACGCTGGGAGTCACGCTGCGGGAGTCGCCTCGTCCCTCCGAGCGCGcccgctctctccctctttcgcCCTCGCTCTCCACTCATGTGCTTTACACGGCCCAAAAGGGGCCTCGGTTCACATACTGCACGCCACACTCGGCCGGTGCAAACATAGCAGCAGCACTCACACGGCTCTCCTTCATCTCGGCCCGCAGGCCTCGCAAGGGCCACGCCGTTTTTTGCCCTCTTTTTACACAGCACAACGCACGAAATGCGCGGCCCGCCGGCTCGAGCGCCAGGCGCGCCGTGCACTTTTGTGCCCGCTGCGCGAGATTGGTGCTCTCTTCCTGGCCGTGGCGGGCCTCGGGAGAAACGGGAAAGCCCGTTCTCGCGAAACGCGTGCTTGAACGCTTTGGAGCTTGCCTGACGAGTCTGATTTTCGCCGCGAAATGCCATGAGAAAACACAGTTGCGAGCGCATCGCGGAAGCGCAGTCATTCAGCGGCGCCCGGGTTGAGTCTACAACGTTCTCATGTCTGCTTTTAAGACCAGCCCCCCGGCCGCGGGGAGGGAGGTTCCTGTGTTACACAGCGCCACAGCGATTGACTCTTTTATTCTACTTAgctccgcacacacagacatggcagAAGTCGCTCCCGCGCCCGCCGCCGCGCCGGCCAAAGCGCCCAAGAAGAAAGCAGCTTCGAGGACCAAGAAAGCGGGCCCCAGCGTCGGCGAGCTCATCGTCAAGGCGGTTTCCTCGTCCAAGGAGAGGAGCGGCGTGTCGCTCGCCGCTTTGAAGAAGGCTTTGGCTGCCGGCGGATACGATGTGGAGAAGAACAACTCCCGCGTCAAGCTCGCCGTCAAGAGCCTCGTGACAAAGGGCACTCTGGTGCAGACCAAAGGGACCGGCGCGTCTGGCTCTTTCAAGCTGAACAAGAAGCAGACCGAAGCCAAGAAGCCCGCAAAGAAAGCCGCGCCCAAACCCAAGAAGGCGGCAGCCAAGAAGCccgccgcggctaagaagcccaagAAGGTAGCGGCCAAGAaacccgccgccgccgccaagaaGTCTCCTAAGAAGGCGAAGAagcccgccgccgccgccaagaaAGCCACCAAGAGCCCCAAGAAGGCGAAGAAGCCGGCGACCCCTAAAAAGGCAGCCAAGAGCCCCAAGAAGGCAAAGGCTGTGAAGCCCAAGACAGCAAAGCCCAAAGCGGCAAAGGCGAAAAAGGCAGCccccaaaaagaaataaacatgtttgtgtgtttaattcatgtttttgatccttaaacggctcttttaagagccacccataTTTTCGTTTAAAGAGCGATATTCCCTGTCCTCTCATGACACAAAATTATGCTTTTAGTGGATTGGATTCCTCCTCCCAAAACGGTGACAGAGGCTGTAGGAGGAACATGAACATATGGGCAAACTAGTAAGAATTTACATTTCTCTATAGCGTTGTATAtcattgtgttagtgtgtgcgtttgtatgtctattttcccttctgtctgttttcatgcgctctctctctctctctctctctctctctctctctcacacacacacacacacacacacacacacacacacacacacacacacacacacaggcggcGTCACAAacgggggtgggaggggtgtcGCGTAGAATAGAATGGTGGGCGGACGCTGGAATTTGACGGCGCGTTTGTGATTGGTTCTTCTGCCACAACGATCTTAGCCAATAAGAGAGCGGCTGTGTTGGCTATATCACGGAGGGCTCGGCGCGTAGTCTTTATTATTTCAGCGTCGTTCGTGGAACAGGTCTGATCATAACCATGAGTGGTCGCGGGAAAACCGGCGGAAAGGCTAGGGCCAAGGCCAAGACTCGTTCCTCCAGAGCTGGGCTGCAGTTCCCTGTGGGCCGTGTGCACAGGCTCCTGCGTAAAGGCAACTACGCCGAGCGCGTCGGTGCCGGCGCTCCGGTCTACCTGGCCGCCGTGCTGGAGTATCTGACTGCTGAGATCCTGGAGTTGGCCGGCAACGCCGCCCGTGACAACAAGAAGACCCGTATCATCCCCCGCCACCTGCAGCTCGCCGTGCGTAACGACGAGGAGCTGAACAAACTGCTCGGCGGGGTGACCATCGCTCAGG includes these proteins:
- the LOC128318364 gene encoding histone H4, which gives rise to MSGRGKGGKGLGKGGAKRHRKVLRDNIQGITKPAIRRLARRGGVKRISGLIYEETRGVLKVFLENVIRDAVTYTEHAKRKTVTAMDVVYALKRQGRTLYGFGG
- the LOC117597367 gene encoding histone H2B; amino-acid sequence: MPDPAKAAPKKGSKKAVTKTAGKGGKKRRKSRKESYAIYVYKVLKQVHPDTGISSKAMGIMNSFVNDIFERIAGESSRLAHYNKRSTITSREIQTAVRLLLPGELAKHAVSEGTKAVTKYTSSK
- the LOC128318323 gene encoding histone H1-like, translating into MSAFKTSPPAAGREVPVLHSATAIDSFILLSSAHTDMAEVAPAPAAAPAKAPKKKAASRTKKAGPSVGELIVKAVSSSKERSGVSLAALKKALAAGGYDVEKNNSRVKLAVKSLVTKGTLVQTKGTGASGSFKLNKKQTEAKKPAKKAAPKPKKAAAKKPAAAKKPKKVAAKKPAAAAKKSPKKAKKPAAAAKKATKSPKKAKKPATPKKAAKSPKKAKAVKPKTAKPKAAKAKKAAPKKK